CCCCTGGAACCGGCGCCCACCCCAGGCGACAACCGGGCCACCGCCCCACCCCGACCCCGCAAACACATCAACCACACCCCACAACACCACGCAACGACCTCACCACCACCCCACGTGAACAATCGAGGTTAACGTGATCAGCAGGAGCGCGGCTGGCGCGTGGACTAGTCGAGGTCGAGGAAGCGCTCGAGGCCGACCGTCAGGCCCGGGGTCTCGGGGACGCGGCGGACGCCGAGCAGGACACCCGGCATGAACGACACGCGGTCGAAGGAGTCGTGGCGGACGGTCAGGGCCTCACCGTGGCCGCCGAGCAACACCTCCTGGTGCGCGACGAGGCCCTGCAGGCGCACGGAGTGCACGCGCACGCCGTCGACGTCGGCGCCGCGCGCGCCGTCGAGCGCGGACGTCGTGGCGTCGGGCGACCGGTCGACGCCGGCGTCGGCGCGGGCCGACGCGATGAGCTCGGCGGTGCGCCGCGCGGTGCCGCTCGGCGCGTCGACCTTGTTCGGGTGGTGCAGCTCGACGACCTCGACGGAGTCGAAGAACCGCGCCGCCTGCGTGGCGAAGCGCATCATCAGCACGGCACCGACGCTGAAGTTCGGCGCGACGAGCACGCCGACCGCCGGGGCGTCGGCGAGCCATCCGCGCAGCGTCGCGAGTCGCTCGTCGTCGAACCCGGTCGTGCCGACCACCGAGTGCACGCCGTGCTCGACGCACCAGCGCAGGTTGTCCATGACGACGTCGGGCTGGGTGAAGTCGACGACGACCTGCGCGCCCCGCGCGGCCAGCTCGCCGATGTCGTCGTCACAGTCGAGCGCGGCGACCAGGGTCAGATCGTCCGCACCCTCGACGGCGCGGCAGACCTCGCCGCCCATGCGGCCCAGAGCGCCGAGCACGCCGACCTTCGCAGTCACGGCGCGACCAGGTCGCTGAAGTCGCGGTCCTCGTCGAACGGGCCGACGACAGCGAGGTTGAGCCGCCCCTTGAGCAGGTCGGTGGCGACGGCGCTGACCTCGTCGAGGGTGACGGCGTCGACGCGGTCGAGCATCGCGTCGACCGACAGCAGCTCGCCGTACACGAGCTCACTCTTGCCGAGCCGGCTCATTCGCGAGGACGTGTCTTCGAGCCCGAGCACCGCGGAACCGCGGAGCTGCCCCTTGCCGCGCGCCAGCTCGTCGTCGGTGATGCCCCGCTCGGCGACCTCGACCAGCTGGTCGCGACAGATGGCGAGCACCTCGTCGACCTTCTCCGGCAGGCAGCCCGCGTAGATGCCGAAGAGACCGGCTCCGGCGTACTGCGACGCGTACGAGAAGACGCTGTAGGCGAGCCCACGCTTCTCCCGCACCTCCTGGAAGAGCCGCGACGACATGCCGCCGCCGAGCGCGGCGTTGAGGACGCCGAGCGCGTACCTGCGGTCGTCGGTGCGGGCCATGCCCGGGGTGCCGAGCACGACGTTGGCCTGCTCGGTGCGCCGGTTGACCACCGAGACCGGGTGACCCACCTCGTGCCGGTTGGGCGTGCCGGCACGCGGCGGGGCCGGGCGATCGTCCGGCTCACCGAGTGCCCCGGCACGGGTGAACGCCGACCTGACCTGGCGCACGACCTTGGCGTGGTCGAGGTTGCCGGCGGCCGCGATCACGATGTGCGGCGGCCGGTAGCGCCGCCGGTAGTAGCCGGCGACCTGCTGCCGGGTCAGCGCGTTGATGGAGTCGACCGTGCCGAGGATCGGCCGGCCGAGCGGCGAGTCGCCGAACAGCGCCGCCGCGAACGCGTCGTGGACGACGTCGCCGGGGTCGTCCTCGTTCATCGCGATCTCCTCGAGGACGACGCCACGCTCGTTGTCGACGTCGCCCGCGGACACCACCGAGGAGGTGACCATGTCGCACACCACGTCGACCGCGAGCGGCAGGTCGGCGTCGAGCACACGGGCGTAGAAGCACGTGTACTCCTTGGTGGTGAAGGCGTTCATCTCACCACCGACGGCGTCGACCTCCGCCGCGATCTGCATCGCCGTACGCCGCCGCGTGCCCTTGAACAGCAGGTGCTCGAGGTAGTGACTCGTGCCGGCGAGGGACGGGGACTCGTCGCGGGAACCCACGCCCACCCAGACCCCGAAGGATGCCGACCTGACGTTCGGCACCGCCTCGGTGATCACCCGGAGCCCGCCCGGCAGGACGGTGCGGCGCACCGCCCCCATGCCGTCGCGGGCCCGGAACAGGGTGCGCGTGGATCCGGGCGACTGGTCGCTCGCCAGCACCGTTGCCGTCACGCGGGCGCTCAGCCCTCTTCCTGCTGCTCGTCCGACTCCTCGGCCACCGGCATGAGCGAGAGCTTGCCGCGCTGGTCGATCTCGGTGATCTCCACCTGGACCTTGTCGCCGACCTTGACGACGTCCTCCACCTCGGCGACACGCTTGTTGTCGTTGAGCGCACGCATGTTGGAGACGTGCAGCAGGCCGTCGCGTCCGGGCAGCAACGAGATGAACGCGCCGAAGGACGTGATCTTCACGACCGTGCCCAGGTAGCGCTCCCCCACCTCGGGCAGCTGCGGGTTGGCGATCGCGTTGATCTGCGCCCGCGCGGCCTCGGCCGACTCGCCGTTGGTCGCGCCGATGTAGATCGTGCCGTCGTCCTCGATCGAGATGTCGGCGCCGGTTTCGTCCTGGATCGTGTTGATGACCTTGCCCTTGGGCCCGATCACCTCGCCGATCTTGTCGACCGGGATCTTGACGGTGATGATCCGCGGCGCGTAGGGCGACATCTCGCCCGGCTTGTCGATGGCCTCTTCCATGACGCCGAGGATCGTGAGCCGCGCCTGGCGTGCCTGGGTGAGCGCACCCGCCAGGACGTTCGCCGGGATGCCGTCCAGCTTGGTGTCGAGCTGCAGCGCCGTGACGAACTCACGGGTGCCGGCGACCTTGAAGTCCATGTCGCCGAACGCGTCCTCGGCACCGAGGATGTCGGTGAGCGTGACGTAGCGGGTCTCGCCGCTGTCGTCCTTGTCGCTGATGAGGCCCATCGCGATGCCCGCGACCATGGCCTTGAGTGGAACGCCCGCCTGCAGCAGGGCGAGGGTGCTCGCGCACACCGAGGCCATCGACGTGGAGCCGTTGGAGCTGATCGCCTCGGACACCTGCCGGATCGCGTAGGGGAACTCCTCGCGCGTCGGCAGCACCGCCTCGACCGCCCGCTCGGCGAGCGCACCGTGGCCGATCTCGCGCCGCTTCGGCGAGCCGACACGGCCGGTCTCACCGGTCGAGTACGGCGGCATGTTGTAGTTGTGCATGTAGCGCTTGGTCGTGTCGGGCGAGAGCGTGTCGAGCTTCTGCACCAGGCCGAGCATGTTCAGCGTGGTGATGCCGAGCACCTGGGTCTCGCCCCGCTCGAACAGCGCCGAGCCGTGGACCCGCGGGACGACGCCGACCTCGGCGGAGAGCCGCCGGATGTCGGCCACGCCGCGGCCGTCCATGCGCACCTGCTCGTCGATGATCCGCTGCCGGATGAGCTTCTTGGTCAGCGACCTGAACGCGGCGCTGATCTCCTTGTCGCGGTCGGGGAACTGCTCGGCGAGCCGCTCCTTGACCGCGGCCTTGATGCGGTCGCTCTCGGACTCGCGCTCCTGCTTGTCGGCGATGGTAAGCGCCCGGCCGAGCTCCTCGCCGACCGCGGCCTCGACCGCCTCGGCGACGTCGGCCTCGTAGTCGACGAACCGCGGGTACTCGACCGACGACCGCACACCCGCGCGGCGCGCGAGGTCGGCCTGTGCGTGACAGAGCACCCGGAGGTGCGGCTTGGCCGCCTCGAGGCCCTGCGCGACGATCTCCTCGGTCGGCGCCTGCGCGCCGGCCTTGACCAGCTCGACGGTGGAGTTGGTGGCCTCCGCCTCGACCATCATGATCGCGACGTCGTCGTCGTCGAGCACCCGGCCCGCGACGACCATGTCGAACACGGCGTTGCCGACCTGTTCGTAGGTCGGGAACGCGACCCACTCGCCCTCGACGAGCGCCATGCGCACCGAGCCGATCGGCCCGCTGAACGGCAGGCCCGCCAGCAGCGTCGACGCGTAGGCGGCGTTCATGCCGACCACGTCGTACATGTGCTCGGGCTCCAGCGACAAGACGGTGACGACCGCCTGCACCTCGTTGCGCAGACCACTGACGAACGACGGGCGCAGCGCACGGTCGATGAGCCGGCAGGTGAGCACCGCGTCGGTGCTCGGGCGGCCCTCGCGCCGGAAGAACGAGCCCGGGATGCGGCCGACCGCGTACATCTTCTCCTCGACGTCGACCGTCAGGGGGAAGAAGTCGAGGTGCTCCTTCGGGCGCTTCGACGCCGTCGTGGTGGACAGCACCATCGTGTCGCCCAGGTACGCGACGGCGGCGCCGCCCGCCTGACGGGCGAGCCGTCCGGTCTCGAACCTGATGACCTGCTTGCCGAAGGAGCCGTTGTCGATCACGGCCTCGGCGTAGTGAACCTCGGGACCCTCCATGGGGTCACTCCTATCTCTTCGGCCCACTCTCCGCTCGCTACCGCCGCGCCGGTCTTCGATCGAAGCACCCGGATCCGGAAGGGATCCGAGAGCCACTACCGAGGACCGTCGAGACGCCGGTACGGAGCGTGGACATGGGTTGATCCAGTTGTGCGTGTGAAAGGAGCGGACCCCGGGTCGGAGTCCGCTCCCTGGTGACTACCGCCGCAGGCCGAGTCGCTCGATGAGCTTGCGGTAGCGGGCGATGTCCTTGTCGTGCAGGTAGTTCAGCAGCCGCCGGCGTTGCCCCACCATCAGCAGCAGACCACGACGGCTGTGGTGGTCGTGCTTGTGCTCCTTGAGGTGCTCGGTGAGGTCGGTGATGCGTTTCGTGAGCACCGCCACCTGGACCTCTGGCGAGCCGGTGTCGCCCTCGCCGGTGGCGTACTCGGTG
The DNA window shown above is from Streptosporangiales bacterium and carries:
- a CDS encoding insulinase family protein; the encoded protein is MGAVRRTVLPGGLRVITEAVPNVRSASFGVWVGVGSRDESPSLAGTSHYLEHLLFKGTRRRTAMQIAAEVDAVGGEMNAFTTKEYTCFYARVLDADLPLAVDVVCDMVTSSVVSAGDVDNERGVVLEEIAMNEDDPGDVVHDAFAAALFGDSPLGRPILGTVDSINALTRQQVAGYYRRRYRPPHIVIAAAGNLDHAKVVRQVRSAFTRAGALGEPDDRPAPPRAGTPNRHEVGHPVSVVNRRTEQANVVLGTPGMARTDDRRYALGVLNAALGGGMSSRLFQEVREKRGLAYSVFSYASQYAGAGLFGIYAGCLPEKVDEVLAICRDQLVEVAERGITDDELARGKGQLRGSAVLGLEDTSSRMSRLGKSELVYGELLSVDAMLDRVDAVTLDEVSAVATDLLKGRLNLAVVGPFDEDRDFSDLVAP
- a CDS encoding polyribonucleotide nucleotidyltransferase, coding for MEGPEVHYAEAVIDNGSFGKQVIRFETGRLARQAGGAAVAYLGDTMVLSTTTASKRPKEHLDFFPLTVDVEEKMYAVGRIPGSFFRREGRPSTDAVLTCRLIDRALRPSFVSGLRNEVQAVVTVLSLEPEHMYDVVGMNAAYASTLLAGLPFSGPIGSVRMALVEGEWVAFPTYEQVGNAVFDMVVAGRVLDDDDVAIMMVEAEATNSTVELVKAGAQAPTEEIVAQGLEAAKPHLRVLCHAQADLARRAGVRSSVEYPRFVDYEADVAEAVEAAVGEELGRALTIADKQERESESDRIKAAVKERLAEQFPDRDKEISAAFRSLTKKLIRQRIIDEQVRMDGRGVADIRRLSAEVGVVPRVHGSALFERGETQVLGITTLNMLGLVQKLDTLSPDTTKRYMHNYNMPPYSTGETGRVGSPKRREIGHGALAERAVEAVLPTREEFPYAIRQVSEAISSNGSTSMASVCASTLALLQAGVPLKAMVAGIAMGLISDKDDSGETRYVTLTDILGAEDAFGDMDFKVAGTREFVTALQLDTKLDGIPANVLAGALTQARQARLTILGVMEEAIDKPGEMSPYAPRIITVKIPVDKIGEVIGPKGKVINTIQDETGADISIEDDGTIYIGATNGESAEAARAQINAIANPQLPEVGERYLGTVVKITSFGAFISLLPGRDGLLHVSNMRALNDNKRVAEVEDVVKVGDKVQVEITEIDQRGKLSLMPVAEESDEQQEEG
- a CDS encoding 4-hydroxy-tetrahydrodipicolinate reductase, with amino-acid sequence MTAKVGVLGALGRMGGEVCRAVEGADDLTLVAALDCDDDIGELAARGAQVVVDFTQPDVVMDNLRWCVEHGVHSVVGTTGFDDERLATLRGWLADAPAVGVLVAPNFSVGAVLMMRFATQAARFFDSVEVVELHHPNKVDAPSGTARRTAELIASARADAGVDRSPDATTSALDGARGADVDGVRVHSVRLQGLVAHQEVLLGGHGEALTVRHDSFDRVSFMPGVLLGVRRVPETPGLTVGLERFLDLD
- the rpsO gene encoding 30S ribosomal protein S15 produces the protein MPLDNATKQNIITEYATGEGDTGSPEVQVAVLTKRITDLTEHLKEHKHDHHSRRGLLLMVGQRRRLLNYLHDKDIARYRKLIERLGLRR